The Meriones unguiculatus strain TT.TT164.6M chromosome 3, Bangor_MerUng_6.1, whole genome shotgun sequence genomic sequence TGGTTTGCTAATGCACCGGACTGAAAGGCGCGGGCAGCAGTTTCTGGGGAAGTATTGTAATTACAAGACAAATTGCCCCGCTGCTAGAAGGGTGGAGGGGACCCGCTGAGGTGAGGCGCGCGCCCGGCCTCCCTACAGATGTGCGGCAGCTGGAAGCCCGTGCGCCGCGGGGCGCCGGGAGTTTGGCCCGGAGAAGGCGGACGCGGGCGCCGCTTTGTGCGACCAGCACAATGCCCTTAACACTCGGCTGCTCCCTTTGTGCGCAGCCTCCCGCCCGCCGGCCCCGCGGCGCCTTTGTACCGCACCGCCACCGCCCTAAGCCGTAGCTAACTCGCTTGGAGGCTTTCAGGGCCCCGCTAGCCCTGGAGCTTTAAAGCTACCCGGCGCGTGCCAGCGTTCGCCTCTAGGCTTCAGCCCTATCACCAGCCCAGGGTCCAAACCCACCCGGACCTGGCCCAGCCTCCTTAAGGCGGGAGGCCCGAGAACGTTCCAGAGTTTTGGAGTTGTGGTCGCTTCTGCCTGGGCGTGAAAGGGGGAGGGCGGGGCTCGATTCTCCACGTGGCTTGGCGCTTAGGAGTGCATCGACGAGGCAGTCAATGCCCAGAGGGAAGCAGAGTGGAGGGGGTCAGAAAGGTGCCCGGTCTGGGAGGCATCTTGACCTAGCAATATCCTCTGGAGGCCTCAGAGAGGCCCCCTCCCTCCCATTATTTGGCCACAGAGAATGCTGTACTACTTGGGCCTCTTCCCATGGCCTCACAGGCATTATCAGGAATGCCAGTTCAGTCTGGCCCCCAAACTAAGCCCGTGAGAGTGTAAGAAAATGAGTTATCTAGGTTTCAACCCAAGAGTTCCCTGAAGGTCAGCCTTCTTGTCAGTCACAGTCAGACTTCCCCGGTCCCATGGGAGTGGTGTGGGGGTATTGCAGCCCTGCTCTGGAGCCCAGCCTATCCTGCAGAGCCTTCTTTGCTGGACTTCCTGTGTCCCCACAACGTGAAAATGGAAAGGTGTACTGAGACCTACAGTGTAGTCtggtctttctctttttctgagacatggtttctctgtatagccccggctgtcctggaattcgttTTAAaaccagagacctgcctgcctctgcctcctgagttctgaaattaaaggtatgtgccaacaCACCTGGCTCCGTTGTTTTCTCTTCAGAGACTGGTCCTTTATCAAAGTGACAAGCCTGGAAGGCCaggactgggggtggggtggtctgCGTCCCGGTGCTGCAGTCAGTGCAACAGCTTCCTGGGTCCTTGGAAGGAGGAGGCCTGTTGAGGTCCTGAAGGCGGGCTGCACGCTTTAATGGGACACGTGTTACCGCGTGGCCCCCACAGGCCTTGCTTGCAACTGGCTTTGAGCAACCACAGGCAGAAAATTGCTACATTGTCCTGACATTAGGACGCCTAATTCAGCGTCTCAGTGTGGCCAGAGCGTGAAGGGAGCAGAAAATcatcactggccagccagcacgCCTTGCCTCGGCATCTTTATCAGGcctcaggatagccagggctccaTCATCGTCATTTAGGGTGGCCTGCGGCTCACAAAGCTCCCTGCTATACAGTGGGCCACCAGAAGAATGCTGGACGAATGTTGGATGAGGCAGAAGAGCTTGCAGGACTTGGCAGAGACAGCAGTGAGGTTCAGAATCTCCAGTAGCTGGCCCAACAGTGCCTAGGGGCCATCGGCTTGGGAGGTCTTCAGAAGGGAGTACTGGTGattcaaggggaaaaaaactaaAGAGGAAAGGAGTCATTGGGGAAGCAGGAAAGCCAGAGGCAGCCTGGGCACTTGAAGGGAAGGGACAGGAAAATGTCTCCCCTGCATCCCCTTTGTGTCCCTCCCCCTCTGAGCATTTCCAGTTCCTAGAGCCTCATTGACATGTAAACGAGCTACCCTATAAAGGCAGCACAGCCCACTGCCTGTGCGGACGTCACGACATGGGCACTGAGCCCACATCCAGGGGCAGCCCCAGTGGCCCAGCCAGCAGCTTCCGCAAGGTCTGATGTCCGGAAGGGTGTGGGGTGAGAGCCTGGGGTGAGTTGGAGGGGTTGCAGGTCTGGGAAGCTAGGGCCTTCTCTCTAAAACCTACCCGCTGACCCACAGATCGCCAAGCCTCTCATGGAAAAGAAGCGCCGGGCACGCATCAACATGTCATTGGAGCAGCTGAAGTCTCTCCTGGAGAGACACTACTCCCATCAGGTAagacaggagaggaggagagtcATTGGCCCACCCCTTCCCCAGCCGCCTGGTAAGAGCATCTTTCTATGGCTTGGCAGATACGGAAACGAAAGCTGGAGAAAGCTGACATCTTGGAGCTGAGTGTCAAGTACATGAAAAGCCTCCAGAATTCATTGCAAGGTAGCGAAGTAAGGGCTTGAAGATCTACAGTGTGACACTGAGAGGGACATGTGAGAGCTGGCCATGGGGGCTTGGGGCTGGGAATAGCATCGTTTGCCAGTGAACCCAGtctttgggaagctgaggcaggaggatggagagttgGAGAGCAGTCTGCTCTACAAAGGGATATCCTAGGATGGTGATGGGGTATGGGTAGAGAGGAGAGCTGAGGTGGACAGCCAGGTGAGGGGTGTCCACCACCTAGCTGCGGTGGATGTGGGCAAGAGCAGCTAAGGCCTGTCTGGCGGGAGGGGGGGCGGGAGGTTGGTGGTGCAGCCAGAGGGCGAGTATAGATTTGCCCCACTGAGGAGATGATGTTTCTTGTTGTCTTTatgcttctctcccttctttcctcctctcttcttctccctcctctcctcccttccttcttccaggaCTCTGGCCAGTACCCACTGGGGTGGACTACCCGCCTGGCTTCGGAGGTGGCTTGCCCGGCGTGAGCCAGAGGCTTCGGCATGGGGCTGACGGTAGCGGCCTGCGCTGCCCCCTGGTGCTGGAGCGGAGGGCGGGCAGCACCACGGACAGCGCCAGCCCGCAGGCCGCCTCTGTTCTCAGCCCCTGCCTCCCGGCGGTCTGGGCCTCTGCTCCCGCCGCTAGTGGCTCCCAGGCCCCGCTGTCCCCGCTCCCGCTCCCTGGAGGTCTCCCTGAGTCCTCTACCGGCGTTTCGGCACCACAACCAGCGCCAAGCTGCCGGGCCGAGAGCCCGAGACCCGGGTTTCGCGTGTGGCGGCCCTGGTGAGGCCTAGGCAAGCATTTAGACGCAATCCCTCACCCCTGCCCCCATCACCCCGCCGTCTAGTCTGGGGACACAGGAACTATGTTTGGTGCGCCCATAGTGACTGCAGGGGCCTGGAGGGGCTGTAGGAAAATCCACTTGCGGAGCCGCTCGCGCCAGAGTCTGCAGGTCTAGGTGAATCcatcctctccagccccacccactccAGCCCAACCAGCCCTCCCCCTCCGGCTTCCAGGGAAGCTGGGAGGGGCCGGGTAGGCTGTGCTCCTTTCCCAGGGACCCGCGTCTGGCAGTCCGCCCCTGCCCCCTCTCTGCTGCTGCGTCACGGTGGGAAGGTCGCGGTCGCCAGCGGCGCAGAGCGGACCCCTCGCAGCGAGGAGAATCGCTGCCCCGCCCTGGCCCATTCAACCAGCCAGGGGCGCTCAGTTCCCACCGGCACAAAGCGCGCTGGGCCCCGCCCCTTCAGAGAGGGGCTCCCATCCTACCCCCACCCAAGACCCTCTCACTACCATCGCAGCCCACCGCCCCCTCTGCACCGGCCCACCCTGCCGGCGCGCTCTCGGAGGCCCTCCCTGCGCGGATACCTGCAGCTGCGCGACGCTGGCTCCGCCCCTAAGGTCCATCGCGTGCCGGGACGTCGCGCCTCGCCCCAACCCCGGCTCTACCCATCTCTGCGCCGCACCGCTGAGGGCCGCGCATTTTGTGTTCTGCAAAGACCGGCACCTGAGACCACGGAGTGCCTCCTGAGCCCTAGACTCGAGCTCAGCGCCACTAGTTACTACGGGCTGCGACCGCGGTGGGGAGAGAAAATGGCTTTTCGCTCCCGGCTCCGGTCGTGAACCAGCCTGGAGCCCAGTTCGAAATCTCAGCACCTGCTAGTACCAACGTACAATTACGAATAAACGCTGGGCGTGAGTACAGAGCTGAGACATGAGTTCACCGCAAATGTCAACTACCTAAGGGGTTCTTCCAAGTTTGGGGCGACTCTTACCCTGCGGGTAAACACGGCCGTCTACTCAGGAGTCTCTGCAACTTGGCTATCCCGCCCTAACCCGCCCCACACCGCAGGCTCTCTGGACGAGGGAGCAAGGGCGAGCGCAGAGGTTCCAGCTGTGCCCTTTAGCCGGGTGCGAGAAAAGCCAATGGGGTTTTTTTCTCTGCCACCGCCAGGTGGCGGCCTCTCAGCGAACCCAGACCGAGCAGTCTGAATTCCAGGGCCATCCAGAGTGGCGCCGAGGCCGGTATCGCAAAGGGCACACCAGTGCCTGTTCAGAGTCAAGTTCACAGCGGTCAAACCATGGCCCCAACAGCAGGCGCCAGGCTGCCACCGTGACAGAGGATCGTGGGCTTTCGGGCCCACCTCCTGCTTCCTACTCTTGCGGCCCCCGGCCCGCCTCATTGGCCAGGGGGGGCTGCAGCATCTACTTGGAGAAATGGTTAGGTCTGTGGAGCCTCACTGGCCGAGGCTCCAGGCTCTAGGTGGAGAGAGATTTGGGGAGCAGCTGGCTGGCCCCGCGAAAACAGGCTTCTGTGAAAACAGCCTCAGAAGGCTCTGTGCAAACCATGTGGAAAGGTTTATTGAGTCCTGTACAGAAAAgaaatgctgtttttttgttttgttttgttcaaaaaACAAACGAAAGACTACAAACGAATCCCTGACTGTGGGCTGGGCTGTGGAATGCAGATAGCTCGCTCACCAGTAACCCCAGGGTCAAGGTCCTTACAGGTGTCAGCAAAGGGAGGCTGAACAGGTGTGGGGAAGAGCCCCAGATGCCTAGCGTCCTCTGCCTGGGGGTTGCCCTTAAGGGTTTGTAAAAAGTAGGAGTGACTTAGGGGCGTATGTCCCCATTACAAGTATTGCCGTTGAATACAAAATACAGAGTGAAAACCCAAGGTGATAAATTGACCCTTTGAGGCGGGTGAGGGAGACAGTGGCTAGCTGGTGGcctctgcacccccccccccataacaTCAGTCCCTGAAGGCACAGCAGCAAACGGCCAGAGGCAGCTTCTCCCAAGTCCAAAGATGGAGCAAAGTCCCCTGCTTCCCTGTTCTACAGTGGTTTATCGTTCACTTAACCCACAGCCAGGGACTGCAGAGGCCCCCAAGGCCCAGGAGAGGGCCAGCCCTAGCTGGGCTTGGAACTCTGTCGGGAGAGGCAGAGGGGCTGGGCCTGGCCATGAAGAACAGGCCACAGGCTGACTGTGCTGGCCTTGAGACTATCACACAGGGCCTGCTGTGTGGCAGCACTAGCCCTCCAACCCTCAGCTCCCAGCCCTGAGAGGCTCTTCTGGGGATACCTGTGTCCCTGGCACAGCCCAGACCCGGAAAGGGCTCTACCCAGGAAAGAGAGAGCAAAGCCCTTCTTTGCAGTGGTGGTGGGGTGCAGGACATCTTTTCCAGGGACTTTGCCTGTGTGGGTAGGAGGCAAAGCTGGAGATGGACACCCAGACATGGAAGCCCTCTTCCGTTTGCTTTTTGCCCTACGCCGGGGACCCACAGCCGTCACAGCGGGATCACAGGGGGCCGACATAGTGGGAGGCAGGCAATACGGTGGAATCTCCAGCCTGGAGCACTAATGGGGGTCCAGGTGGCTGTTACACCATGGTATTGTGCTTTAGCTAAAGTGGGGCGAGACTCCAAGAGGGCAAAGGTCACTGACATCTGGGGGCCACTTGCTGAAGGCTGACCC encodes the following:
- the Hes3 gene encoding transcription factor HES-3, with translation MEKKRRARINMSLEQLKSLLERHYSHQIRKRKLEKADILELSVKYMKSLQNSLQGLWPVPTGVDYPPGFGGGLPGVSQRLRHGADGSGLRCPLVLERRAGSTTDSASPQAASVLSPCLPAVWASAPAASGSQAPLSPLPLPGGLPESSTGVSAPQPAPSCRAESPRPGFRVWRPW